gaaaattttagtctttgagataatcagaagtctcaaaatccattTGGTCATCTTTAGCAGTGTCGGAATCATCATCAGCCTCATATCCGGAATCGTGAACCATGtgagcctccgggttcttgttcttaagaCTTTCTTGGTAAAGCTCACATAAGTGCTTAGGAGTTCTacaattcttggcccaatggttgctcatcccacatctgtgacaaactgatttggtcgagtaagacggtttggatatACCGCCTCGTCCTCGGCCATAACTGCCTCAGCCACGGCCgggattggaaccacgaccacggttattgtggtttcctttccggccggCCAAGTATTTGTCTCGGTTGTTCGAGTAATTGTCAGGATCATGGTTCATGTATCCACCTCGGCCTTTGCCATGTGATCTCTTATCATTCTGGATGTAATTGCACTCgttgggatctttcttttcaaccTCATTGGCCTCTGGTAATGCTGCTGTTCCAACAGGTCTAgcttcactgttcttcatcaggagttcattgtttgcctcggccagtagcaggcacgagatcagatcagtgtatgtggcGAAGCCTTTCATTCGGTACTGCTGCTGCAGTATTATGTTTGATGAATGAAATGTAGAGAATGTTTTCTCAAGTAACTCTTCTTCGGTTACaacttcaccacaaagtctcagcatcgagaCCGTCTTAAATAAGACTGAATTGTACTCATCCACTGACTTATAATCcatgaatcttagattcttccagTCATTTCTAGCTTTTGGGagtaacaccgttttctggtgatcatatctatgttataaagcatcccaaagctctagtggattttccatcgtAATGTACTGATCtcttagaccttcaatgagatgatggcgtataatacttatagccctgtaccgattcttatcggtctcattgttgcccttgatgattgtatcaccaagtccctttgaccttaagctgatctttgtatctagcgTCCAATGCAAgtagttatctccggagagattaagagCTGCATAGTCTCTatttgagattttcgacatctgaatcacatcatcATTCGAATTTAGgtttcacaatgtgatcatgtggccgcaaGGTATAttaacaagctcggccacaaacttgtcttacgcatttatgaaaaacaatcaatctaatcgaccatggtgcgaacaatcaagccacacggccatgtaGTCAAACAATAGGATCGGATATGTAAATCTACTTGACCATGGTGCGAACAATCCTAATTTATGATTCTACATGTTACAGAGAGattaaggccacacggccatatgaATTTATCAATGTAATCAGATTCGAATTCGTATGTTCTATATGCTGGTCGATTTTTAAACAATACGAATGCAATTCAATTCGGATTTAGATGTAATGCAAACAATCTTAGCAATTCGATTTCTATTGGattcaatttataaatttagggtttcaatttaaACAATACAAGCTGTCGGTTTAATCAATATGATttcaaggtttcaaggcctttaggatttAAATTCGATTTAGAttattcaatcaatctatcaatcctaaaaCTTCGGATCATTAAACACTCAATCAAGAACAATTAAAATCGGATTCAAacttttaggtttagggtttcgattccagAATTAGGGTTTCTTAAATTCAGATCAGGAACAATCAATAACATCAATCAATATGTTCTAAGGAATCTATTTCTATTACTAGTTATGAGATCGTCGATTTTAGGTTATAGATTTTGGGTTTTTATCTTTCTAGGTTCTCAGATCACGGTATACCTTTGTTTCGTAGAGGTTTAGAACCGGACCAccttagagagaagagagagaacgAACGGACGCTTGCAGGTTCCAATCGGGTCGCGGAACCGGGACGGACACGAGCTGTCGGCTTGTCTCGGGTGCGAGGTCTCTCGGACGCGGGTCGTGTCGGATGCGAGGCGTCTCGGGTGCGATCGCAAACTGGACGGGTTTCGTCTGAGCTGGGACGTGAGCTGAAGATGTCAAGGATTTGAGATGGATCGTCTGGGTTCAAGGATGAACGAAGAACGTCTTTAGGGTTTATGAGAGTCGCCGgttttaggcttttaggtttcgattttgtctcagggttctggaggctatcgtgctgataacgtgttgtaaaagaatggggaaactgtgtgttttatttctgaataataagttccctttatataggggatacaaagaacaaataaatggaaagagtacaaaaccTAATCCAAAAGGAAATAGAAAACTAAAGAtaacaagaaaaggaaaacgTCCTAATCCTAAGTCGGTCTAAACCGActgactctctctcctcttggtcgCGGCCGCTTCTGGGCCTGATCGTGGCTGTTGGACCTTCTCTTCTGGTATTGGTTAAtagcaatccactccatgatttataacatatttaagtttttcaaatgttttttgtTATGAGAAATTAAGGAGAGAGAAAACTAGAGCGTAAAATAATAAGAGGGAGAGTTAGAATCAGGATaagaagagagagggagaaaGGTAGTATGCTGACAAACATACTGACGCAAATAGAAAGCTATCAGTAGGGTTAAAAACggaacaaaaacatttttttcatttcatggaTACTTAGCTAATTAAGGATGCTTTTATAGGCATAGAAGGCATATAAGCTAATTTTCTCTTATATATAGGGCTTACTtgctaaataaccaaaaaaatggaaaattagaTTTTGGAAGAAAGAGTagaaaaaagataagaagagaaaGTACGAGAGAATGGAGAGTTTTAGTTAgtgtatttatgtttttgttgttgtatataGGGTGCAATTTCccttatatatatgcatgttcGTAGCCCTTTAATATAAGGTATAGACTACGTTTAAGTGTTAAATGTTTGTTTGCAAACAAGAGAAATGAAAAACACTCAAATAGTATAACAAAGTAAacaataaaaaggaaacaaaaagatGAAAAGACACCTTCgtgtttacattttttattttaattcaatAGACAACCATTTTTAACGTTTTATTATTACAAGTAATAAAAAATTGCACCAACGTATAAGTTCCCTGAAACTGTGTAACACTCTCAGTCTTCTTTCGTCTTCTGAATAATCTCCAAACCCACAAAGCATTACCTTTCTAAGATGGGTTTTCTTGATTTAAGAAACATGGTTTCTTCTCTTGGAATTCAAATTCTGCAACAACAAATCATATACAATTTTAAGTAGAATATCTTGATATATGGATCAATGCATAACATTTGTTACCAATACATACCAGTCTACCGTAGTCTTGATCTTTGGAACCATCACGTTTTGCGTATTTGGGTTTGTTTGAACTTCCGGATACTTGAGAGATGTATGGAAAAGATGTGGGTAGCAAGACAAGTCCATGATTCATATCGAAAGCGTTAGCTCTTAACCGTAAGATTACTTGCGTAAGAGCTTTCATAGCTGCATCaggatttcctgtaatctgaCCACCAACAAATGGACTATTAATGGCTTAGTTTACACTTAATATGaattgtgtgtgtgtatttagTTACCTGAACCATCTCCTCATCTTCACGAGCAATATTTGGTACATTTTCCTTTTGAAGAATACGGATATTAGCTCGTGTCACACTCCTCATCTCGGATATAACAGCACCACCTTTCCCAATTAGGCATCCGATATTGGAACTCGACACAAGTAGACGAGTGGAGATTGTtgaatcatttgtatctttacCAACTTTCTCACTGCATCGCTCTTGTAAACGTATGGCTGCATTCACCGTTGGTGATTGGTCTTCATAGAACTATACAACACACAATAAAGAGTCAGTAATGAGATATTTGTATGAAATATATGCATGAGATTTTGGTTACCTCTTTTGATGATATGAAAATGATGCTATCATCTTCTTCACTTTCTGAGGTAGTGACTCTAATGGTTGCACCAGTTTCTTGCCTGATCTGATTGATGAAACCACCTCCTTTTCCTATCACACCTCCGACGTTTTCAGCTGGACAGATGAAACAAACACAAAACTCCGTTGCATCTGCTAAATCTCTACGTGCAGCGTGATTTCTGCGAGAGATCGTTGATGGCTGATGCATTAATGTACTTTGAGAAGACAGAAGAGAGTGTTGAAATCGTGACGGATTATCATGAAGAAGTGAAGCAACTTGATAAAGAGCCTCTCTTACAATCAAAGGCTCTCCAATtatctggaaaaaaaacaaatacacacATTCACATGAACCAATATtggaattttatttcttttttgtcaGCCAATAttagaattaaaataaaataaaaaaaatacttgtgAGAGTGTATCACCTGAAGAAGCTCATCATGGCTCAAAGTCAAAGCACACGCAGGTAGATTATCTTTAATGACACGAATCTGAGCATTGGTCTCGTTACGCAGATTCTGAATCACTTGCCCTCCGTTCCCGATAACACAACCTATCTGGTCCGAAGGCACAAGCATCCTCACAGTAACCGTTTGTTTATCGccaagatcatcatcatcatcttcatcaacctCGGCTACAATCATGTCATGAACCTTGAAAAGAGCATCCAAAGCAGGACAAACGATCTCCCCATCGTCTCCAAAATGGTTCAACTCATCACTAGTGGAATATATGGTAACAACGCGCTCCTCGCAACCTGGCAAAGCCTCGTTGATCCTCATGTTTGACTTTGTCTCGGACCTTATCTGCTTCGCGATCTCACCGCCCTTGCCGATAATGCTCCCTGTTTTCTTAACAGGGCACAAGTAACGGTACACGGTGTCTTCAGAACCAATGACATTGCGATCTGTCTCATCGTGAAGGTTTCTTCTCTTGCTTGCTCCGTTTCCAGTAAACTCAGATTGGAAACTAGATCTCTTACCATGCACGTTCCTTACAGTACTACTAGCCATTTCAACAAGTGACaggaaactgaaaaaaaaatatgagaattGATGCTATCAATGTTCTTATGATAATACAAGAAGAGAGACGTATAATGATCAGATCTTAGCCGCACAAGTATATTACGAAAACAGCTTGACTTCTGGCGGTCAACTATGCAAGAACTCACCAAAACATAACATTTGATCATATCTATACCAAGAAACCTAGTTTTCTACGAGAATTGAGCTCACGAGAACCACTACGAACCCAACAGATGAAGATCCATGACACATCACCAGACCAAAACTAACCAGTTTACATGATAAATTCGATTCTACCGACATTCATCCGAATGAGAATAAACTTGAACATGCAGATAATTACCGGAGAAGAATTTGTCAATTATCGGCGATCTATCCGTCCAACTTGCCGGAGAATGTAGCCGCTTCTCTCTTCTGCTTCTGTGGTGGTTCTTGGGGTTTGAAAGCTGAGAGGTACAAGAACTGGGGCTAACGTTTATTATAAACATCTGGAAGATTAAGCGTGACAGGTtgtctttttttacttttaatctCTTTTAACCCTTCTTCGGGACGTGACGGCGCGTATTTATTCATAGTCTAaccatataaaacatatataaaagataCATGTTCCTGAAATTCTAAAAAGGAGTATATTACTGTTAACCGTACCAAGTACAATTACATTGCTTAATACTAAACCAGCTCATACTCAtctatatacattaatatattattatattactgTTCGATGATTATTAGTAtgagttttataaaacaatatgatatttttaatcgttttttttgttttttttttggcagctggttatattaaaaactaaatgcCCAATGGGATAAAGCGATTACAGCCGGAGGGAAACTCGACGGTAAactgaaaaataagaaaaactgaCAAATGATAGATGTGTCTAAGGAGAGAAGAGACCCGTAAAAAAGCTTCACTTGTAGTCCTAAAACCTGAATTCGAAAGAACGCGATGAAGTCGAAATCGACGTTGAGTTTTAAGAACAGCTGAAACCTATCTCTGAAGATGTCTGGATCTCCCGACGTTGCAGTAAGGTGCGGAGTGGCTGCCGGAGTAGGACTACACACAGAGTCGTCGACGGTACAGCCTCTGAAAGATAGCAGTTGACAGAGTCGGGAGATGCTGAGCTTAAGTTGCGTTGCAGTGAGATGCGCGTGGGCTGTCGGAGTAGGACTACACACAGAGTCATCGACGGTACGGCCTTTGAGGTTAAATTGCTCGGTGAGCGGGATGGTGAGACGGTTGATACTATCTTCATATCCGGTTCCATAAATGTATATGAGACTTGATTGTGCAGTATGGATGAAGACCTCAGAGGGATTTGTCGTAGGGGGCCGTAATGATGAAATGTTAGAATTCGTGAGGCCCCAAAAAACTTGGCCATAGATGGAGGAGGCTTAAAGCCCAAATCATCAAGGGAGGCCCATACGATTGAGATTTTTTCCAGATGAAGTACGATGACCACTAAAACGGCCCGATGACGGAGACGGAGCCCCCACCAGTAACATGTTGTGCTCACCGGAGGCCTGAGGAGACTCGACGGAGCATGGCGGATGTGCAGTGCAGAGAGACCCACATATCTGTTGGGTCCAAGCTCGTGCTGAGCAGATCCGGATTTCACCCTCGAGCTAAGAGGTGTAGGAGCGACGATGAGGCGAGGAGCGACGGTGAGGCGAGGAGCGACGGCGACGGTGAGGCGAGGAGCAGCGACGGCGACGGTGAGGCGAGGAGCAGCAGCGACGGTGAGGCGAGGAGCAGCGGCAACGGGAGAGAGCCGAACAGGTCCTCCGAACTCGCACATGGACTGAGAAGATTCGGTGGTGACGGTGGGGCGAGGAGTGGCGTCGACGGTGACACGAAAAAGAGAAAGCAATGTCGTTTAAGAATTTGACTTTCAGCGTTCTCAATAAGAGGCTCTCTTTCCGGTTGCACGAGGTCTTCAAGGGGTCAGAGTAGCGGCTGTGGCGAGGGTAGATGAATCTTGAGCAGGTTGATTCATAGACACGACTCAACTCCATCGGAGAAGAGAGGAGAACCGGAGGTGACGAAATTTGAACTAAGAAAACTAAGAAAAGAACGACTGAGAAAGGAGCGTTGAAGAGGATGACGTGAGAGGAGGAACAGTGGCGACGCCGGCGAGCTAGGCCGTTGGCATCGGAAAACAGAGAAGGGAGTCGTGCCTCGAGCCATGTGTCAGAGAGTTTTTAAAACTAGGGCGAACTTCGTTTCATTTGTTCTTCAAAGGTTAGTGATGGTACTGCTGATTAGATTGGTACATAAGTGTATTTCATAACGAAATTATTATCATCACCAACTATATCGGACTTTAATGTCCAACTTGCATTATAGTTTGCTTTTGCATTGCTACCGACGACATTAACgtagtaattttttattttagcttTTCTGGCCTTTTTTTTGGCAAACTAGCTTTTCTGGTCATTGTCGATTTATATGAACACTTGTTTGATCAAGTAccactaaatattaatcaaccattaaaataactaaattataatgACATAGTTTGCTTATTCCACTTGCCATAGGATTATTGTGTACTGTGTATTATATATTTCTCGAATTATAATGACCAGCTAGTTTGAATTAGTCTTTGTTGAGCATGTGCTAGATTGAATATTTTCATATCGAATTATAAAGAATAACAATATAACATTATCTGTTTATATACAAATAGAGACAAACTAGTGTATCTAAATTATTCTGTAATCCAGTTGATAGGCTGTATAAACTAGTGGGACCAAATATGCGTAGAAATTTGATAGTCAACATCACATAATGGAATCGACGTTCACTCAATACAGCAACAGGCAACAGGCAACAGGCAACAGGCAACAGGCAACAGGCAACATGCAACAGGCCCCATCATACTTTCCGAAGCAGCCTATGCATGTATCGAGACGGACTTTGAGAGAGTTAGACCACTTACAATGGGAGATTTATCTTAATGTCGATAAATATTATCAACTGTTGATAAGCTTACAATCGtttattgtaaaattaaaagatataatgtGACAAAATCAATGTTAAAACTTATCAAAAacgagtgttttaaaaaaaatggattcTTCTTGTACGACGTGGCGAATATTgattaaaccaaaatattaaatttttctctCAAAATTTAATTGCAAAGTAAATAGATAGATAAGTACAAGTATAAGAAATTGATTGGATGCTCatagtttgtttttttcatcTCAATTATTTAACATCAAttattacatataattataattatatatatatataagttttatatcaaaattcatcATTTTTCATACTATACAAATAGAGACTTGTTTCATTTCATTTggatacagaaaaaaaaactcatcttttttactatatttttgttattagctcctactaaaatttttttttatcattaaccATCCTTAATTAGTGAAATAG
This region of Brassica napus cultivar Da-Ae chromosome C5, Da-Ae, whole genome shotgun sequence genomic DNA includes:
- the LOC106346492 gene encoding KH domain-containing protein HEN4-like, translated to MASSTVRNVHGKRSSFQSEFTGNGASKRRNLHDETDRNVIGSEDTVYRYLCPVKKTGSIIGKGGEIAKQIRSETKSNMRINEALPGCEERVVTIYSTSDELNHFGDDGEIVCPALDALFKVHDMIVAEVDEDDDDDLGDKQTVTVRMLVPSDQIGCVIGNGGQVIQNLRNETNAQIRVIKDNLPACALTLSHDELLQIIGEPLIVREALYQVASLLHDNPSRFQHSLLSSQSTLMHQPSTISRRNHAARRDLADATEFCVCFICPAENVGGVIGKGGGFINQIRQETGATIRVTTSESEEDDSIIFISSKEFYEDQSPTVNAAIRLQERCSEKVGKDTNDSTISTRLLVSSSNIGCLIGKGGAVISEMRSVTRANIRILQKENVPNIAREDEEMVQITGNPDAAMKALTQVILRLRANAFDMNHGLVLLPTSFPYISQVSGSSNKPKYAKRDGSKDQDYGRLNLNSKRRNHVS